The genomic stretch CATTTGATATTAAAATACCATCAGTGTTTAAATATGAAGCAAATAAAATACACAAGATAAATActagaaatgaaaatattaaacaagaaatcaacaaagaagaacaagaattgaaagaaaaatacgAAAAATTACAACAGATCAAAGCAAGATTAGTGATGgaattaaatgataatggaTCAGATGGGCTTCTCAAATATGATGCCAATGAGAATTCGCTGTATATTGATAGTCTTATAAGACAGGAAATCAATGATATGGATAAAGTTAGGAGgaatttctattttttaaaaaatgtGGAAGAAAtgatatttgattttggtggAAACTTTGATTATATCCCCCAATcgttattatttttgattgcTAGAGACCCTATAACAGCTTATAATACCAGTACAATTATAAAATCCGATTTaagaaaatttattatgAGAGCATTGAGTACTGTGTTAAATCCACAGCATTTAATATCGATAATTGAGATGATTAAAAATATCGAGCAGAATGTGTTTACATTTGACGAATTAGTTGACTTTACGAATAAATTTGGAGGAGAAACCAAATTATTTCACGAAAATAAAATGCCATTGAAGATCAATATGTTTAATAATCATTTACGAATGCAATTATTGAGACTAACATTACTATTCAATGGCTATTTGATTGGAGATAATGAGGAACAGAATCTAGCAGgctttttgaaattgtttttctaCGTTGTGTCGGATTACAATGCCAACAAAAGGGAATATACTACATTAGAATACTTCACAGTGAGTATTTTCACTCAATTAGTCAGGAAATATCACAAGCCcgataataatgaatttgttttACTATTATTCAAATACATATCGGGGATTGAAACATCTAACTATGGAAATGCTCAAGAAACCGATACTACGAAGAGTCTCGAgctttgtttcaattttgtgaGGTTGTTGAATGTCGCCTTTACTCGTAACAATGATACTAACATTACTGATATCATCtacaaattgaatattatgCTGATCTCGAACGCAAGTTCCCTTGATCAATCTATACCTGAACTAGTGAATGATCTTGTTTCATACATCAAATTAACagatattgatttgaaattctgttacaaaatcaaagcATTAATTTTTATACTTAATGGGAATTATATGGTGAATCAATCTCGAGATACACTTAACCAAATCAAGGAAGATATTatggaattgaaaaaaatattttattcatccatgaaaaaattaacaacTGCAACTGAAAATCTTGATTTAGTGATGATGGTTCAAGATGcttttcatcaattagagtatttgaataatatgATAGAAAGTTTTCAACACGAGGatttattttataatgATATATAGAGATAGGTTTGTTAGTTGTTAAGTACTAGGAAGTCTTCATTAGTAAACACCAATAGTATTTTAATATCAacatatttatttattgtttctaAACACAAGCTATAAAACTTTTAGGCAATACATcccaaattcaatttcaatttaaatcAGTTGTCGATGAGTTTAAAGTCCAGGCCATTGAAGTTTGTAGTTGTTATCCCATGACAATCACCTATCATTGTGGATTCcccttttttcttcttttctttgcCCTctcattttcttcttcgtccAGATCAGAATCACTTCCACAATAAAGATCTTCTGAGCTGCAGCTAGATACAACCTCTAGACTGGCATTATATTCCTGTTCATCAAAAAAGGGATCGTCATGAACATCTAAAATGTGCAAACGTGAAGAGTGCAGGGATATGTTCTTTAAGGTTTTATGGAATCCATCAACATATAAACTGAGCccctttatttttttcaacatttgtCTGGCATCAATGACATTCAAATTCCAATTACATTCAGTAACTACAGttatttcatcatcaaaacGTGCTTCTTCAAGATTCGACTGCAAAAATGGTGATAATAAACGGAGTTTTGAACAAGATAGatccaaatatttcaaGTTTGATAATGGTAATTTAACAGGTTTCACATTCTTCAAGTTATTAAACCTAAGGTATAATTGGTGTAAGTTTTGCAAGCATTCAAAGGATTGAGgcaattcttcaattccCATTCTTATTAACGACAAACTTTTGACACTAACTGGGAATAAATCATCAGGCAATTTCTTAACTCTACCTCTAAAAATCTCAATCGTTTGAAGGTTTGattctttcaaatttaacaaTCTTAATTGCTCTTCATCAGTataaaaattctttaaatAAAAGTATTTCATCAGTGAGGGCCATTTGACTTTCTGAGTTAAAGGCACTATTGCTCCCTTAAAGCCAGCCTTCAAGGTCAAATGTGATAGCTTCTCTGGTAAGTTATAGATAAAATCAGTCCcttcaaaaataattatatcGGCCTCTATGGTCACTTCTACGGCCGCTCTGGGAAGCTGAAAATCACTTTTAAATGATACTTTTGGCACGTCAATCTCTATAAATCTTAAATTTTCTGGAAAATACAAATATCCTTCACTTAAGGGTGTATTTGAAAGCTTTAGATTTGTCAATGAAGTAGGAAGTTTTAAAGTGTTTAAATTGATCTTCATAAACATTGCATTGTTGATCGATAACACTTTTAAATTTGCAGGAAAAGTCAAGGTTAAATTCTTAAAAGTTTCTGGAACTTCAAAATTTGGCAATTTTCCATCAATAGATGAAGCTGTATATTCAAACCTTCTTAACTCAGAAAAAGCCTTGCCgttaaacaaatcaattggGTAAATACAATcatatatttttaaatcttGAAGATGTTTTAATCGTTTCAAACTTCCGAAATCTGAAAATTTATGACAACATGAAAGGTATAACAGTTTTAAATTCGGGGTAACTAATCTGGTTTCATTTAAAGACTTCATACATGACTGGAAATACTTTATATATTCTAAATTGAACAATGCTTGTGGTGCAAAAGCTACCCTATTTTCGTGTGATGTGTCGACGATTAGTTTACGTAATTTTTTAGGCAAGATCATATTAGTCGGGTAACACAATAATAAGTGCAATTCCTCCATATTAGAATACAAATTGTATGGAACTTCCGTTTCAGAATGGAGTGTCATATCCAAAgacaatttttttagtcCACCAATATTGTAATCTTCCAATATGGTAGAAGATAACTGGAGATTTTTGGTAATAGCGGGTAATGAATGCACATTTCCAAAAGATGACAAGAATAAAGAATCAAACCTAGTACCAGAATTTATGAGTAACTCGAAAGATGGGTTTGGATCATCGATATTTTCCGGATGAAAACGTCCATGAAGATGTATAGCTTTGTGTAGAATTTCTGGATCAGTCTccaaaatatattgaaatgTAGAGAAATCCCCAATCTTGAGTAGTTTAGGATGCATATGCCATTGGTCCATTGCTAATTTAAAGTTCTTTGGTTTTATGGTAAACACATTACAAATACAATGGGAGGCTCTAGTTCTAGCGGCATTGTTTTTATAACAATTCCTTGTCCAATCAGTGATGTCTATGGCTGACAAAATTTCAGAAGCAACAATATCTCTAATCCGTGCAAAAGACAATATTTCTGGTAAAATGCACCTAGGCAAGTAAGCAATGATTCTAGCAATAATATCTAGCGGAAGACTTGTTaggttttcaaaaaaatcaacattaGCGGCAGTTGTTGACTTCATTTCACCGGCAGTAGTATTAAGGAGGCAAAATACAATAGTTTGCTAGACTAATAAGTACGGACTAGTAGcactttttttgttttatttgtaGTATGACACGTAAAAGACTcttgttcaattattaGTGTACAAAAGTGTTCTCGATATAAAATACTTTTAATATACGTCTGtgttgaaaattaaaactattttgaaattgtgaAGCAGTTTAAAAATGAACTCACACTATGAGGTGCAATTTCATAAATTCATATGGATGTAATAAATTGGATTAACAGTAGAACAACAAGTCTGGTGATAATTTTTCCGCAAATAGTGTGAAATAGTTTATATCCCTGAAAAGCCAACTATATATGAATCCGAAAAGGCTATGTTCGTGTACacttgttcttttttttgagttGAGAGAACAGCCACCAAAGAAAATCTATAtagaatcaattcaatactCTCTTCAATACTTTACAAGCATTAATAGCACAAACCATTCATTGATAATGTCATCTTCCCTTGGAGCTCCATATAACGAGTATGCCCGTTTATACGATGTTGGATCATCTCCAGTCGAATCCAGTCCATTTACAACCTATACAACCGTGTTTACagtgttattattattacttgCATTCGGGTCTCTATCCATGGCCTTGTTAGGTGACGTGAAACAGAAAAGCGCTGTCAGCTACACACTCAATGCAATTGTTGCTTCTATATCGATTGGTTTATCTGCAATTTATGTGTCTAATTATGTTGGTGTTTATATTTAGAGGTGCTATATCACAAGTGTTTGTTTTACAGAGAGCTTTGTCAACATTGATTTGATGGAGACGAGTGATAGAAAGAAGATTATCCCATTGGTTTATATTTTGCTAGTAGGTGCTGGACAAGCAATAGTTTTAGGGTCAAAATATAAAGTTGTCTGTCTTTTTTTGACTCAAGAAATATTGTATAGATTGAGACATGATTGTATAACTCCATATTGAATTTTAACATAATTCTTTTTGCTTCCATTGGTCATCTATACCCTATAATGTAGTACCCAAAGAAAACgtgatttttgatttgtatGCATGCTTTTTGTACAGTAACTTTTTCTTACAACCAAGTTGATCTGGGAATATACGAATCGGAATACAATTtgtgcaaaaaaaaaaattgcaaGACCGAACActgtgaaaaattttcaaaaccaTAGACATTGACAACTACAGACAGGCCAAATGATTTTCAACTACTTGTTGGcattgtttcaaattcttgttttagCCTCTGCTAGAGCTCAGGCAGATGAATATGCGTCAGACCCAAATATTTTCGAGTTGACGCCTTCAAATTTTGACAAAGTGGTTCACAAGTCGAATTACACTACTTTGGTAAAGTTTTACGCCCCTTGGTGTGGATACTGTCAGAAATTACAACCAGTATACCATAAATTGGGCAAATACATCAATAAAGATGCAAAGTATTCCATCAATATTGCTAGTGTAAATTGTGATAAGGATTACAATAAACAGTTGTGTTCACAATACCAAGTTCGAGGATTTCCCACATTAATGGTGTTCAGACCTCCTAAATACGAAAAGGGGAAACAAGTAAAGTTGCAGAAACATGCCAGTGAAGTTTATCAAGGTGAGAGAACTGTCAAGTCAATCACCAAGTTTTTAACTTcaagattgaaaaattatgtGAAAAAGTTTCACAACATCAGAAGTGATGGTATTGCTGAATGGTTGGCAGAAGATATACCTTCTGTTTTACTTATTTCCAATGCAAATCTGGTTAGTCCATTGTTGAAATCCATAGCCATTGATTTTCTTGACCGTGTCAACGTCGGAATGATATCCAAATTTAATGATGAGTCGCataaatttgttattggcgataaagaaattgaagttCCAGCTACCTCCAAATCGAGCTTGTTCTATTTTAATAAGGAAAAGGGAGAGTTGGTGGCTTATACTAAATCTGACAAATTAAATGACAAGATCAAAATAACTGAATGGATAATAGAACAAACCCAGCAACAACCAATAGAGGGCCCATTATCCaagaaggaaaagaagTATTACTACAAATATAGAACaggaaaaaagaaaatagaaCATGACGAATTATAGTCTATATAGAATCTAATAAATGCGTTTCCCCATTTCTCACGCTTTCCCGAAATTATCCATCATGTCCAACAACGAATCGATATCGTCTTCTGGCGCTTCAGACTTCAGCTGAGATCCATTTTGATGGGCTTCAATCCAGTTCGCTACATTGTCGACATACATTTTGGAGTTCGGAACAAAGTGACCTCCTGGATGCTTCAAAATATCGGAAGATGACTTCGTATGTTCATACAACGAATAGCCACGATCTTCTGCTACCACAGTGTCCAACTCTCCCAACACGTGAAGATATTTGAAACCACCACTtttaacttcttcttctgtgTGAGGGTAATATTCATCGTACTTGTCGTTACCTGCCTTTTTTGAAGTGTCCAATTTAAATCCAGaatataaaacaacaaactttAAAGGGTCTGtttcaaacaattcatGAAATTTATGTGCTACGACTCCACCAAATGCAGCACCCTGAGAGAACCCAAGTATACCAACAATAGGCaacttcttttcttcttcagtttcCTCTTCTACTTTCAAGTCATTGTCTGCGATGATCTCGCCTTTTTGTATGtaattctttattgttGCAATAGACTCGTCCAAATTGATGGCATCGTTggttttatcttttttgaCCCACCATGCACGGTATGTCACATCATCTGTGTCCGTTGTGGCAGATCCAAATTTGGATAAGGAATCAGTTGTTGGCAAATCTGCTGGAGTTAGCACATAAGGTCCATTAAGATACACACATTTGTAACCCAACTTGATGAGCTTTTTTCTCAATGCAGAAGTCTTGGCATAGAATAAAGATGCAGATTGAGTGTATCCATGGAGAAATAGTATCTTCCCCTTGTATGTGACGTTCTTCTTTGGTGGCATTGGAGTTGAATCtggaaaagaagaagaaaggaagaaaatgaaagaaaaaaaaaatcacttCGATAAgcgcaaaaaaaaaaaaccatcATTATGCAAGTATGTCATAAAAAGTCTATTACACAATCTATACGAGGGTATGTTTGGTACGAAACCTATAATTCTACGTGCAACCAATTAGATTTGGTAAGTTTTGGATTTTGTTTAGAATCCAAATTTTGTTTGGATCCAGGTTGTCCCCTGTGCCATAAAACTCTTCGAAATCTGGTTTTGCTTTAAGTTTTTCAACATCACTTGACAACTCCACATAATGGATAACATGGCCAACACCCAATCTTTTGGCTTCCTTTACATTTAGTTCACTGTCATCAATGAAATATTGTTCTGATAACACTGCAGAATTCTGATAATCAAGTTGAGTAAGTTCAAAGCAGTTGTAAAAATATTCTGGCATTGGCTTACATATAATTGGATCCTTGGAGTAATCACAGTAGGTTAATCCATCAAACAAATCACCAATACCCAAGAACGAAATTACTCTCAATGCATGGTTCTTGTAAGCATTTGTGACGAGCCAAAAGTAATCAAACTTGGATGATTCTTTGATTGCTATCAATGTCTTTCTCAAATCGGAGTCGTAACGTAATACAGAGTGTAGATCCAATGCATCGTCAACTTTGGAGTTATAGTCCAATGCATCCACCTGATGGTTTCTCACTAATCCTTCGATCGCTAATCCGTATGTTTTGTAGTAGTTCATGTGTAAATTATGAGCATCCTCGTCGTTCAAACTCaaactttttttaaagtaATCGTGTATTTTGACTTGCATCATTTCGAATATTCTGGTGGATCGTGGATACAAACAGTTATCTatatcaaagaaaaagatctttttgtttttaaattgCTGTGGAATGGGGCCATATCCAAACGGTAAATTGACGTGTCTGCCAGGTTTAGCATTCTCGGCCTCTGTCAATTCAGGATTTATGTAAT from Candida albicans SC5314 chromosome 5, complete sequence encodes the following:
- a CDS encoding uncharacterized protein (Ortholog of C. dubliniensis CD36 : Cd36_53980, C. parapsilosis CDC317 : CPAR2_100980, Candida tenuis NRRL Y-1498 : CANTEDRAFT_116966 and Debaryomyces hansenii CBS767 : DEHA2G19822g) gives rise to the protein MPYMPDNVSIISLSSDSSDDEDPDIMTVISGKKSDRMATYKSARRSSRLNYINNNNTITKNTYSQKPFDSKKPFDIKIPSVFKYEANKIHKINTRNENIKQEINKEEQELKEKYEKLQQIKARLVMELNDNGSDGLLKYDANENSSYIDSLIRQEINDMDKVRRNFYFLKNVEEMIFDFGGNFDYIPQSLLFLIARDPITAYNTSTIIKSDLRKFIMRALSTVLNPQHLISIIEMIKNIEQNVFTFDELVDFTNKFGGETKLFHENKMPLKINMFNNHLRMQLLRLTLLFNGYLIGDNEEQNLAGFLKLFFYVVSDYNANKREYTTLEYFTVSIFTQLVRKYHKPDNNEFVLLLFKYISGIETSNYGNAQETDTTKSLELCFNFVRLLNVAFTRNNDTNITDIIYKLNIMSISNASSLDQSIPELVNDLVSYIKLTDIDLKFCYKIKALIFILNGNYMVNQSRDTLNQIKEDIMELKKIFYSSMKKLTTATENLDLVMMVQDAFHQLEYLNNMIESFQHEDLFYNDI
- a CDS encoding uncharacterized protein (RNI-like superfamily domain-containing protein; early-stage flow model biofilm induced; Spider biofilm induced), with amino-acid sequence MKSTTAANVDFFENLTSLPLDIIARIIAYLPRCILPEILSFARIRDIVASEILSAIDITDWTRNCYKNNAARTRASHCICNVFTIKPKNFKLAMDQWHMHPKLLKIGDFSTFQYILETDPEILHKAIHLHGRFHPENIDDPNPSFELLINSGTRFDSLFLSSFGNVHSLPAITKNLQLSSTILEDYNIGGLKKLSLDMTLHSETEVPYNLYSNMEELHLLLCYPTNMILPKKLRKLIVDTSHENRVAFAPQALFNLEYIKYFQSCMKSLNETRLVTPNLKSLYLSCCHKFSDFGSLKRLKHLQDLKIYDCIYPIDLFNGKAFSELRRFEYTASSIDGKLPNFEVPETFKNLTLTFPANLKVLSINNAMFMKINLNTLKLPTSLTNLKLSNTPLSEGYLYFPENLRFIEIDVPKVSFKSDFQLPRAAVEVTIEADIIIFEGTDFIYNLPEKLSHLTLKAGFKGAIVPLTQKVKWPSSMKYFYLKNFYTDEEQLRLLNLKESNLQTIEIFRGRVKKLPDDLFPVSVKSLSLIRMGIEELPQSFECLQNLHQLYLRFNNLKNVKPVKLPLSNLKYLDLSCSKLRLLSPFLQSNLEEARFDDEITVVTECNWNLNVIDARQMLKKIKGLSLYVDGFHKTLKNISSHSSRLHILDVHDDPFFDEQEYNASLEVVSSCSSEDLYCGSDSDSDEEENERAKKRRKKGNPQ
- a CDS encoding uncharacterized protein (Putative adhesin-like protein) — encoded protein: MSSSLGAPYNEYARLYDVGSSPVESSPFTTYTTVFTVLLLLLAFGSLSMALLGDVKQKSAVSYTLNAIVASISIGLSAIYVSNYVGVYI
- a CDS encoding protein disulfide isomerase (Ortholog(s) have protein disulfide isomerase activity, protein disulfide oxidoreductase activity, protein-disulfide reductase (glutathione) activity, role in protein folding and fungal-type vacuole localization), giving the protein MIFNYLLALFQILVLASARAQADEYASDPNIFELTPSNFDKVVHKSNYTTLVKFYAPWCGYCQKLQPVYHKLGKYINKDAKYSINIASVNCDKDYNKQLCSQYQVRGFPTLMVFRPPKYEKGKQVKLQKHASEVYQGERTVKSITKFLTSRLKNYVKKFHNIRSDGIAEWLAEDIPSVLLISNANSVSPLLKSIAIDFLDRVNVGMISKFNDESHKFVIGDKEIEVPATSKSSLFYFNKEKGELVAYTKSDKLNDKIKITEWIIEQTQQQPIEGPLSKKEKKYYYKYRTGKKKIEHDEL
- a CDS encoding putative serine hydrolase (Ortholog(s) have cell division site, cell tip, cytosol, nucleus localization), yielding MPPKKNVTYKGKILFLHGYTQSASLFYAKTSALRKKLIKLGYKCVYLNGPYVLTPADLPTTDSLSKFGSATTDTDDVTYRAWWVKKDKTNDAINLDESIATIKNYIQKGEIIADNDLKVEEETEEEKKLPIVGILGFSQGAAFGGVVAHKFHELFETDPLKFVVLYSGFKLDTSKKAGNDKYDEYYPHTEEEVKSGGFKYLHVLGELDTVVAEDRGYSLYEHTKSSSDILKHPGGHFVPNSKMYVDNVANWIEAHQNGSQSKSEAPEDDIDSLLDMMDNFGKA
- a CDS encoding nucleotidase (Possible pyrimidine 5' nucleotidase; protein present in exponential and stationary growth phase yeast cultures; Hap43p-repressed gene) is translated as MTVSNSQTVNYINPELTEAENAKPGRHVNLPFGYGPIPQQFKNKKIFFFDIDNCLYPRSTRIFEMMQVKIHDYFKKSLSLNDEDAHNLHMNYYKTYGLAIEGLVRNHQVDALDYNSKVDDALDLHSVLRYDSDLRKTLIAIKESSKFDYFWLVTNAYKNHALRVISFLGIGDLFDGLTYCDYSKDPIICKPMPEYFYNCFELTQLDYQNSAVLSEQYFIDDSELNVKEAKRLGVGHVIHYVELSSDVEKLKAKPDFEEFYGTGDNSDPNKIWILNKIQNLPNLIGCT